The proteins below are encoded in one region of Paenibacillus albus:
- a CDS encoding nitric oxide synthase oxygenase — protein sequence MMNTHLQNHTDAARSHANQLLHEAETYLKQYGSELSIADSSIAARLNQIASEIEATGTYTQTSEELAYGAKLAWRNSNRCIGRLFWDSLIVQDARSAQTAADVAGGVFRHMEYATNGGKILPTITIFAPSVDAEKPRIRLWNDQLVRYAGYEQKDGTVLGDPISLELTQVCEQLGWRGAGTAFDVLPLVVQIGQEPPEWFEVPAELVLEVPLTHPDLPAFEELGLRWYGVPFVSSMRLEIGGLHYTAAPFNGWYMGTEIGARNLADPFRYNMLPTVGTLMGLDTSRESTLWRDRALVELNVAVLHSYKEKGVTIVDHHTASKQFSLFAEKERQRGRIPTGRWSWLIPPLSPATTAVFHTRYEETELKPNYFYQKTPYSEPQ from the coding sequence ATGATGAACACGCATTTGCAAAATCACACCGACGCTGCGAGGAGCCACGCTAATCAGCTTCTCCATGAGGCGGAAACGTACTTGAAACAATACGGCAGCGAGCTCTCCATTGCAGACTCGTCCATCGCGGCAAGGCTGAATCAAATCGCCAGTGAAATCGAGGCTACAGGCACTTACACGCAAACGTCGGAGGAGCTTGCCTACGGTGCGAAGCTCGCGTGGAGAAACAGCAACCGCTGCATCGGACGACTGTTCTGGGACTCGCTCATTGTGCAGGATGCGCGAAGCGCGCAAACCGCGGCTGATGTGGCGGGGGGCGTGTTCAGGCATATGGAATATGCCACGAACGGCGGTAAAATATTGCCAACGATTACGATTTTCGCCCCGTCGGTCGATGCGGAAAAACCTCGTATTCGGCTGTGGAACGACCAGTTGGTTCGTTATGCGGGCTACGAGCAGAAGGATGGCACAGTGCTCGGCGATCCGATTTCGCTCGAACTGACTCAGGTGTGCGAACAGCTGGGCTGGCGCGGTGCAGGGACGGCTTTTGACGTGCTGCCGCTCGTCGTTCAGATCGGACAAGAACCGCCGGAGTGGTTCGAAGTTCCCGCGGAGCTTGTCCTCGAGGTTCCGCTGACGCACCCGGATCTGCCTGCTTTTGAAGAGCTGGGGCTGAGGTGGTACGGGGTTCCTTTTGTCAGCAGCATGCGGCTTGAGATCGGCGGCCTGCACTACACGGCGGCACCTTTCAACGGCTGGTACATGGGGACCGAGATTGGCGCGCGCAACCTGGCAGACCCGTTTAGGTATAACATGCTGCCCACAGTGGGTACGCTGATGGGGCTTGATACGAGCAGAGAATCGACGCTGTGGCGCGATCGGGCGCTTGTGGAGCTGAACGTGGCGGTACTGCATTCTTATAAGGAAAAAGGGGTCACGATCGTCGATCACCATACAGCCAGCAAGCAGTTCAGCTTGTTTGCGGAGAAGGAGCGGCAGCGAGGCCGCATCCCAACCGGGCGATGGTCATGGCTCATTCCGCCGCTGTCCCCGGCGACCACGGCTGTTTTTCATACGAGATATGAGGAAACAGAGCTGAAACCGAACTATTTTTATCAGAAAACGCCTTATTCGGAGCCGCAATAA
- a CDS encoding NADH:flavin oxidoreductase/NADH oxidase, protein MNRLSTPFASKGLHLKNRIVMAPMCQYSVETNDGIPNEWHYVHYVSRAIGGAGLILMEMTDVEPDGRITDQCLGLWSDEQIPAFRRIIDEVHRHGAKIGIQIAHAGRKAEDALEPVAPSAIAFNDSYRTPRALRIDEIEGLVVKFKEAARRAVEAGADTIELHGAHGYLIHQFHSRVVNKREDEYGRDLAKFGCEVVAAVKSVMPADMPLVMRVSAAEFSDGGYTVEEGIEIFRRYLDAGVDIFHASSGGEAPVGSVKPAIYPGYQVPLARAMKDVLGVPVIAVGLLDEPKLADATLAHGNADLVAVARGMLRDPYWALHALQATAGKSGNAAEWIPHQYQRGY, encoded by the coding sequence ATGAATCGTTTATCGACCCCTTTTGCATCGAAGGGCCTGCATTTGAAGAACCGGATCGTCATGGCGCCGATGTGCCAGTATTCGGTTGAAACGAATGACGGCATACCAAACGAATGGCATTATGTACACTACGTTTCTCGCGCTATTGGCGGTGCGGGACTTATTCTTATGGAGATGACCGACGTGGAGCCGGACGGTCGCATTACGGACCAATGTCTTGGCCTATGGTCGGATGAGCAAATTCCGGCATTTCGCCGAATTATTGATGAAGTGCATCGTCACGGTGCCAAAATCGGGATTCAAATTGCCCACGCAGGACGTAAAGCGGAGGATGCTTTGGAGCCAGTCGCTCCATCGGCGATTGCATTCAATGATTCCTATCGCACGCCGCGCGCGCTTCGGATTGATGAGATTGAAGGGCTCGTCGTGAAGTTCAAGGAAGCTGCACGCCGTGCTGTTGAAGCAGGCGCCGATACGATTGAGCTGCACGGTGCGCACGGTTATTTAATCCATCAGTTCCACTCGCGTGTTGTGAATAAGCGAGAGGACGAGTATGGCCGGGATCTTGCCAAGTTCGGCTGCGAGGTTGTCGCGGCTGTCAAAAGCGTGATGCCCGCAGATATGCCGCTCGTTATGCGCGTATCTGCAGCAGAATTCTCCGATGGGGGCTACACCGTGGAGGAAGGCATCGAGATTTTCCGGCGGTACTTGGACGCGGGCGTGGATATTTTTCACGCATCGAGCGGCGGCGAGGCGCCGGTTGGGTCGGTTAAGCCGGCGATTTATCCCGGCTATCAAGTGCCTTTGGCCCGCGCGATGAAGGACGTGCTCGGCGTGCCTGTCATCGCCGTCGGCTTGCTCGACGAGCCAAAGCTGGCCGACGCAACGCTGGCGCATGGCAACGCCGACCTCGTCGCGGTCGCGCGCGGCATGCTTCGCGACCCGTACTGGGCGCTGCACGCGCTGCAGGCGACCGCTGGGAAGAGCGGCAATGCCGCAGAGTGGATTCCGCACCAGTACCAGCGCGGGTATTGA
- a CDS encoding cupin domain-containing protein: MKVSKHSAEHYVWGDVCDGWHLVKDERLSIIHERMPAGTSEVRHYHEQSRQFFFVLTGSLAIELGGEVVELEPQEGVEVPPLTPHQVRNVSGEAAEFLVISSPTTRGDRHKA; encoded by the coding sequence ATGAAAGTAAGCAAACACAGTGCGGAGCACTACGTGTGGGGCGATGTGTGCGATGGCTGGCATCTTGTGAAGGATGAACGTCTGAGCATCATCCACGAGCGCATGCCTGCGGGCACGAGCGAGGTTCGTCACTATCACGAGCAATCGCGACAGTTCTTCTTTGTACTGACTGGCTCGCTCGCGATTGAGTTAGGCGGCGAGGTGGTCGAGCTTGAGCCGCAGGAAGGCGTAGAGGTACCACCTCTGACGCCGCACCAAGTGCGCAACGTCTCCGGCGAGGCAGCGGAGTTCCTCGTCATCTCATCGCCGACAACGCGCGGCGACCGGCATAAAGCTTGA